One region of Marivirga arenosa genomic DNA includes:
- a CDS encoding cystathionine gamma-synthase — protein MSKSRNYRFGTKAIHAGVEPDSATGAIMTPIYQTSTYVQSSPGKHKGYEYSRSNNPTRKALEKSIAALENADYGHTFGSGLAAIDAVLKTLKAGDEVISTNDLYGGTYRIFTQIFEGLGIKFHFIDMSDANEIEKYINDNTKLIWVETPTNPMMNIIDIKTAANIAKKHNNIVLCVDNTFSTPYLQNPIDLGADLVMHSITKYIAGHSDVIMGALATNNKALSEKLGFIQKASGAVPGPQDCFLVLRGIKTLHLRMQRHCENGVTVANFLKTHPKVNKVYWPGFKSHPNHDIASKQMHDFGGMISFSLKDDTQKAAIEILEKFEVFALAESLGGVESLCGHPASMTHSSIPKAEREKVGLTDSLIRLSVGVEDIEDLIQDLKQALG, from the coding sequence ATGAGTAAGTCAAGGAATTACAGATTTGGAACTAAAGCAATTCACGCTGGGGTAGAACCCGATTCTGCAACTGGTGCTATAATGACTCCCATTTACCAAACTTCGACTTACGTTCAATCATCACCCGGTAAACATAAGGGGTATGAATATAGCCGATCTAATAACCCCACACGAAAAGCTTTAGAAAAAAGCATTGCTGCTTTAGAAAATGCTGATTACGGACATACTTTTGGTTCGGGCTTAGCTGCCATTGATGCTGTTTTAAAAACGCTAAAAGCAGGGGATGAAGTAATAAGTACTAATGATTTATACGGTGGTACCTACAGAATATTCACTCAAATATTTGAGGGGTTAGGAATCAAGTTTCACTTTATCGATATGAGTGATGCCAATGAAATCGAAAAATATATTAATGATAATACAAAATTGATTTGGGTTGAAACTCCTACAAACCCAATGATGAATATAATTGACATAAAAACTGCTGCAAACATTGCTAAAAAGCACAATAATATAGTGTTGTGCGTAGATAACACCTTTTCAACTCCTTATCTTCAAAACCCAATAGATTTAGGAGCAGACCTTGTAATGCATTCTATCACAAAATATATTGCAGGTCATTCCGATGTAATTATGGGTGCGCTTGCAACAAACAATAAAGCCTTATCAGAAAAATTAGGGTTTATACAAAAAGCAAGTGGTGCAGTTCCAGGGCCTCAGGATTGTTTTTTAGTATTGAGAGGTATAAAAACTTTACATCTTCGGATGCAAAGACATTGTGAAAATGGAGTGACAGTGGCTAATTTTCTAAAAACCCATCCTAAAGTTAATAAGGTGTATTGGCCAGGATTTAAAAGCCATCCAAATCATGATATTGCAAGCAAACAAATGCATGACTTTGGAGGAATGATTTCCTTTTCATTGAAGGATGACACTCAAAAAGCTGCAATTGAAATTTTAGAGAAATTTGAAGTTTTCGCATTAGCTGAATCATTAGGAGGTGTAGAGTCATTATGTGGTCACCCTGCTAGCATGACACATTCAAGCATTCCCAAAGCTGAAAGAGAGAAGGTAGGATTAACCGATTCACTCATTAGATTAAGTGTAGGAGTAGAAGATATAGAAGATTTAATTCAGGATTTAAAGCAGGCATTAGGATAA
- a CDS encoding ParA family protein: MGKVISIANQKGGVGKTTSAINLAASLAALEYKTLIVDADPQANSTSGIGYNPKEIESSIYECMVDEVDAQDIIVETDLDYLHILPSHINLVGAEVEMVNIKNREERMKEALKKVRKKYDFIIIDCSPSLGLITINALTAADSVIIPVQCEYFALEGLGKLLNTIKIIQTRLNKDLEIEGILLTMYDVRLNLSNQVVDEVKQHFNKMVFETLIPRNIKLSESPSFGLPAIAHDAESKGAISYLNLAKEIINNNGLGK; the protein is encoded by the coding sequence ATGGGTAAAGTAATTTCAATTGCTAATCAAAAAGGGGGAGTAGGTAAAACAACATCAGCTATCAATTTGGCAGCAAGTTTAGCCGCATTGGAGTATAAAACATTAATTGTTGATGCTGATCCACAAGCCAATTCTACCTCTGGTATAGGATATAACCCAAAAGAGATAGAAAGCAGTATTTATGAATGTATGGTGGATGAGGTTGATGCCCAAGACATCATCGTTGAGACTGATTTAGATTATTTACACATTTTACCTTCGCATATTAACCTAGTAGGTGCCGAAGTTGAAATGGTAAACATCAAGAATAGAGAAGAGCGTATGAAAGAGGCATTGAAAAAAGTGCGTAAAAAGTACGACTTCATTATCATTGATTGTTCTCCTTCATTAGGTTTAATTACGATTAATGCCCTTACTGCTGCTGATTCCGTAATTATCCCTGTACAGTGTGAATACTTTGCCCTTGAAGGTCTTGGTAAATTATTGAATACAATTAAAATTATTCAAACTCGCTTGAATAAAGATTTGGAAATTGAAGGAATATTGTTAACCATGTATGATGTTCGTTTGAACTTATCAAATCAGGTTGTAGATGAGGTAAAACAGCATTTTAACAAAATGGTATTTGAGACTTTGATCCCTCGAAATATTAAATTGAGTGAATCACCAAGTTTTGGATTGCCTGCAATTGCTCATGATGCTGAAAGTAAAGGAGCAATAAGTTATTTAAATTTAGCAAAAGAAATCATTAACAATAACGGATTAGGTAAATAG
- a CDS encoding 1-acyl-sn-glycerol-3-phosphate acyltransferase, which produces MKLKRYRSKRKYEPILPGPREWPVVQLSRNRKKFIKEVIDEAYERIKSNTRNKTALIEELETTLYKEKTRIRQTPWKVDPDDEYEFWAKVKHDLLEISQQKTKDEKKANEILYKIIERYAEEIAGNFNTSHYRFARGLATFGFNRLLNAARVKKLGGFWSNQLTMNDKIQINGEVEKLRELAKKGTVVIVPTHSSNLDSILIGWVIYTLGLPPVIYGAGLNLFNISIIAYFMNSLGAYKVDRRKKNMIYLETLKSYSALALKKGCQSLFFPGGTRSRDGRVEKDLKLGLLGTAIEAQRSNYQEHGDKAEKIFIVPVSLNYHFVLEAPSLIRQYLEKRGQERYYVENDEFSSSYKIITFLFKFFTKGSDISVSIGEPMDILGNKVNWEGESFDSTGKAISPKEYFIFQDQITVNKQRESEYTRMLADKIVEQYSIIARVFSSHLIAFTAFEMIKKRNKKLDLFSLLRLPDEDLVINFNEFRNTCLRIKNKIDDRVSEGRMSQAEHMNEDIDNIIQHGLLNLGMYHSKRPLIKTKEGDITTMDINLLYFYRNRLDGYGLEKYI; this is translated from the coding sequence ATGAAATTAAAGCGATATAGAAGTAAACGTAAATATGAACCTATTCTTCCCGGCCCCAGGGAATGGCCAGTGGTACAGCTCAGTCGTAACCGAAAAAAATTCATAAAGGAGGTTATTGATGAAGCTTACGAGAGAATAAAAAGCAACACTCGAAATAAGACAGCTTTAATTGAAGAGTTAGAAACTACCTTATATAAAGAAAAAACCAGAATCAGACAAACCCCCTGGAAGGTAGACCCAGATGATGAATATGAGTTTTGGGCTAAGGTAAAGCACGATTTATTAGAAATTTCTCAACAGAAAACGAAAGATGAGAAAAAAGCGAATGAAATCCTTTACAAGATAATTGAAAGGTATGCTGAAGAGATCGCTGGGAATTTCAATACGAGCCATTATAGATTCGCAAGAGGCTTAGCTACCTTTGGTTTTAACAGACTTTTGAATGCCGCTCGAGTTAAGAAATTAGGCGGCTTTTGGAGTAATCAACTTACCATGAATGATAAAATACAAATCAATGGTGAAGTTGAAAAATTAAGAGAATTAGCAAAAAAAGGCACTGTGGTTATAGTGCCTACACATTCTAGTAATCTTGATTCCATATTAATTGGATGGGTAATTTATACTTTAGGATTACCTCCAGTTATTTATGGAGCTGGCCTTAACCTATTCAACATTAGTATCATTGCCTATTTCATGAATAGTTTAGGAGCCTATAAGGTAGATAGAAGAAAAAAGAATATGATTTATTTAGAAACCCTAAAATCATATTCAGCATTAGCCTTAAAAAAAGGTTGTCAGAGTTTATTCTTTCCTGGTGGTACTAGATCGAGAGATGGCAGAGTTGAAAAAGATTTGAAATTAGGATTACTAGGCACTGCTATAGAAGCTCAAAGATCTAATTATCAAGAACATGGAGATAAGGCAGAAAAGATTTTTATTGTTCCTGTAAGTTTGAACTACCACTTTGTTTTAGAAGCACCTAGCTTGATTAGGCAATACTTAGAAAAAAGAGGTCAAGAGCGTTATTATGTGGAAAATGATGAGTTTTCTTCTTCCTACAAAATCATAACCTTCTTATTTAAATTCTTTACCAAAGGTTCCGATATTTCAGTATCAATTGGTGAGCCTATGGATATATTAGGCAATAAAGTAAATTGGGAAGGTGAAAGTTTTGATTCAACAGGCAAAGCAATATCACCTAAAGAATACTTTATTTTCCAAGATCAAATAACAGTAAACAAGCAAAGAGAGTCAGAGTATACAAGAATGCTCGCAGATAAAATAGTAGAGCAATACAGTATAATAGCTAGAGTTTTTTCAAGTCATCTAATTGCATTTACTGCTTTTGAAATGATTAAAAAAAGAAATAAGAAGTTAGATCTATTCTCTTTATTAAGACTTCCTGATGAAGACTTAGTCATCAATTTTAATGAATTCAGAAATACTTGTCTGAGAATAAAAAATAAAATTGATGATAGAGTTTCAGAAGGGAGAATGTCTCAGGCAGAACATATGAATGAAGATATTGACAATATTATTCAACATGGTCTTTTAAACTTAGGAATGTATCATTCAAAAAGACCACTCATAAAAACCAAGGAAGGTGATATCACCACTATGGATATCAATCTATTATATTTTTACAGAAACAGATTAGATGGGTATGGCCTCGAAAAATATATTTAA
- a CDS encoding NAD(P)H-dependent glycerol-3-phosphate dehydrogenase, producing the protein MASKNIFNKPIGVIGAGSFGLAVANLLAENTDVILYARNQEALKSINETGEWNSYQINKKIEATDDLEHLAKSCDIIFPVVPSANFREMIKSLSPFLHPYHILIHGTKGLNLNLPEGKSLQDMKMLERHHIKTMSEVIMDESVVVRVGCLAGPNLAKEISQGMPAATVVASHFNEVIQIGQQLLRSDRFQVYGNPDLIGIELCGVLKNIIAIASGALSGLGLGENARSLLISRGMAEMIYLGKALGGNVRSFIGLAGIGDLMATSHSTLSRNFTVGKRLAEGENLNAILTDMAEVAEGVNTIMIAKRIAESFKVRAPITEILHRVLFEGLTMEEAVQYLMKYPLNVDVDFI; encoded by the coding sequence ATGGCCTCGAAAAATATATTTAATAAACCGATTGGAGTTATTGGCGCTGGAAGTTTCGGCTTGGCGGTTGCAAATCTGTTGGCTGAAAATACTGATGTTATTCTTTATGCAAGAAATCAGGAAGCATTAAAAAGTATAAATGAAACTGGAGAATGGAACAGTTATCAAATTAATAAAAAAATTGAAGCTACGGATGATTTAGAACACCTAGCCAAAAGTTGTGATATTATTTTTCCAGTGGTTCCATCGGCCAATTTCCGGGAAATGATTAAAAGCTTATCCCCTTTTTTACATCCCTACCATATATTAATTCACGGTACAAAAGGTTTAAACCTTAACCTTCCTGAAGGTAAAAGCTTACAAGATATGAAGATGCTCGAAAGGCACCATATCAAAACCATGAGTGAAGTAATAATGGATGAAAGTGTTGTAGTAAGGGTGGGTTGCCTAGCAGGACCAAACCTCGCCAAAGAAATCTCGCAAGGAATGCCTGCAGCCACAGTGGTAGCGAGTCATTTTAATGAAGTAATTCAAATAGGGCAACAATTATTAAGAAGCGATCGCTTTCAAGTTTATGGAAACCCCGACTTAATTGGTATTGAACTTTGTGGTGTACTCAAAAATATAATTGCGATCGCATCAGGGGCATTATCAGGTTTAGGATTAGGAGAAAATGCCCGATCTCTTCTTATCAGCAGAGGAATGGCTGAGATGATCTACTTGGGGAAAGCACTAGGCGGAAATGTACGTTCATTTATAGGATTAGCCGGTATTGGTGATTTGATGGCTACCTCCCACTCTACCTTAAGTAGAAACTTTACGGTAGGAAAAAGATTAGCAGAAGGAGAAAATCTTAATGCAATTTTAACAGACATGGCTGAGGTGGCAGAAGGAGTAAATACCATCATGATTGCCAAAAGAATAGCAGAAAGTTTTAAAGTGAGAGCTCCTATAACCGAAATACTTCATCGTGTATTATTTGAAGGACTTACAATGGAAGAAGCTGTGCAGTATTTAATGAAATATCCTCTGAATGTGGATGTAGATTTTATATAG